The following coding sequences are from one Rhodospirillales bacterium window:
- the thiE gene encoding thiamine phosphate synthase, with translation MPSRHPCRLYLITPPRIDAAAFSDVLAAALDAGDVAAVQLRLKDADDATVVQGCKVLAPVAQSRGVAFLLNDRPDLAAKVGCDGVHVGQHDTPYDEARRLVGDDAIVGVTCHDSRHLAMVAAEAGADYVAFGAFYPTATKDPPTAAEPELLAWWSEVMTVPCVAVGGITVDSCAPLIEAGADFLAVSAGVWAHPNGPAAAVQAFNERIRAAEREP, from the coding sequence GTGCCATCCCGCCATCCTTGTCGCCTCTATCTGATCACGCCGCCGCGCATCGATGCGGCGGCGTTTTCGGATGTGCTCGCCGCGGCCCTCGACGCCGGGGACGTGGCGGCGGTGCAACTGCGCCTGAAGGACGCGGATGACGCCACGGTTGTGCAAGGATGCAAGGTTTTGGCGCCCGTAGCGCAATCCCGCGGCGTGGCGTTTCTCCTCAACGACCGTCCCGATCTGGCGGCCAAGGTCGGCTGCGACGGGGTGCACGTCGGCCAGCACGACACGCCGTATGACGAAGCTCGCCGCCTGGTCGGCGACGACGCCATCGTCGGCGTCACCTGCCACGACTCCCGCCATCTGGCGATGGTGGCGGCCGAGGCCGGCGCGGATTACGTGGCGTTCGGAGCGTTCTATCCGACCGCGACGAAGGATCCGCCGACAGCGGCGGAGCCCGAGCTTCTGGCCTGGTGGAGCGAGGTGATGACGGTGCCCTGTGTCGCCGTCGGCGGCATCACCGTCGACTCCTGCGCACCCTTGATCGAGGCGGGCGCCGACTTTCTGGCGGTGTCCGCCGGCGTCTGGGCGCACCCGAATGGACCCGCCGCCGCGGTTCAAGCGTTCAACGAGCGCATCCGCGCCGCCGAGCGAGAGCCCTGA
- a CDS encoding class I fructose-bisphosphate aldolase, whose amino-acid sequence MKVSKTVKNILANYESDNPGTKANLARILSTGRLAGTGKMVILPVDQGFEHGPVRSFGPNPAAYDPEYHIKLAIDAGLNAYATPLGMVEAVADAYAGQIPIILKVNSSNTLARSKEAPSQAVTASVDDAIRLGCAAIGFTIYPGSDEAFKMMETIKELSTEAKAKGLATVVWSYPRGGALSKKGELAIDIGVYACHMAALLGAHIIKIKLPSEDIEQDEARKVYESEKIDISTQAARVKHCMQAAFNGRRIVVFSGGAKKGADSVYQDARDIRDGGGNGSIIGRNTFQRPREEAIDMLTRIINIYLGKE is encoded by the coding sequence ATGAAAGTTTCGAAGACCGTCAAGAACATCCTCGCCAACTATGAGAGCGACAATCCCGGCACCAAGGCCAACTTGGCTCGCATCCTGTCGACCGGCAGGCTCGCCGGCACCGGCAAGATGGTGATCCTGCCGGTTGACCAAGGCTTCGAGCACGGGCCGGTGCGGAGCTTCGGTCCCAATCCAGCGGCCTATGATCCGGAATACCACATCAAGCTGGCGATCGACGCCGGCCTCAACGCTTATGCCACGCCGCTCGGCATGGTCGAGGCGGTGGCCGACGCTTACGCCGGGCAGATCCCGATCATCCTAAAGGTCAACAGCTCCAACACCCTTGCGCGCTCCAAGGAGGCGCCGAGCCAGGCGGTGACCGCCTCGGTCGACGATGCCATCCGCCTCGGCTGCGCCGCCATCGGTTTCACCATCTATCCGGGCTCGGACGAAGCCTTCAAGATGATGGAGACCATCAAGGAGTTGTCGACCGAGGCCAAGGCAAAGGGCTTGGCCACGGTGGTCTGGTCCTACCCGCGCGGCGGAGCGCTGTCCAAAAAGGGCGAGTTGGCCATCGACATCGGCGTCTATGCTTGTCACATGGCGGCGCTGCTAGGCGCGCATATCATCAAGATCAAGCTTCCGAGCGAGGACATCGAGCAGGACGAGGCGCGCAAGGTCTACGAGTCCGAGAAGATCGACATTTCGACCCAGGCGGCTCGCGTCAAGCACTGCATGCAGGCGGCGTTCAACGGTCGCCGCATCGTGGTGTTCTCCGGCGGCGCCAAAAAGGGCGCGGACTCCGTCTACCAGGACGCCCGCGACATCCGCGACGGCGGCGGCAACGGCTCCATCATCGGCCGCAACACCTTCCAGCGGCCGCGTGAGGAAGCCATCGACATGCTGACCAGGATCATCAACATTTATCTTGGCAAGGAATAA
- the meaB gene encoding methylmalonyl Co-A mutase-associated GTPase MeaB: MSTAEAAGSTTTHATARAATARPAARAPARAALTIDDYVGGVLNGNRSMLGRTITVIESRSERHREMAQEILLRLLRHLRDIPDEDRAIRIGITGVPGVGKSTFIEALGCNLTRAEKKVAVLAVDPSSTISGGSILGDKTRMQDLSVEPNAFVRPSPSAGTLGGVTRATRATQVVCEAAGYNVILVETVGAGQNEVAVADMTDFFLVLTLPGAGDELQGIKKGVLELADMIAVNKADGDNEIRAKQAAVHYRNALKIMKHTSPNWSPPVVLCSAISGLGLDTLWSRIEEHKAIMTKSGELGEKRRKQRVGWLWAMLEDRLMTSLKTHPKVVDLLPAVKRDVAEGKLTVTLGVETILKAYHSTDR; encoded by the coding sequence ATGTCCACGGCAGAGGCAGCCGGCTCCACCACCACACACGCTACCGCCCGCGCCGCCACCGCACGACCGGCCGCCCGCGCTCCGGCGCGGGCGGCGCTCACCATCGACGATTACGTGGGCGGGGTGCTGAACGGCAACCGGTCGATGCTGGGGCGCACCATCACCGTCATCGAGAGCCGCAGCGAACGGCATCGGGAGATGGCGCAGGAGATCCTCCTGCGCCTGCTCCGGCATCTTCGCGACATTCCCGACGAAGATCGCGCCATTCGGATCGGTATCACCGGCGTGCCGGGCGTCGGCAAGAGCACGTTCATCGAGGCGCTCGGCTGCAACCTGACCCGGGCCGAGAAGAAGGTCGCGGTGCTGGCGGTCGATCCGTCCAGCACCATCTCCGGCGGCAGCATCCTGGGCGACAAGACACGGATGCAGGATCTGTCGGTCGAGCCCAATGCTTTCGTGCGGCCGTCCCCCTCGGCCGGCACCCTGGGCGGCGTGACCCGCGCCACCCGGGCAACGCAGGTGGTGTGCGAGGCGGCGGGCTACAACGTGATCCTGGTGGAGACTGTCGGCGCCGGCCAGAACGAGGTCGCCGTCGCTGACATGACCGACTTCTTCCTGGTGTTGACCTTGCCCGGCGCCGGCGACGAGTTGCAGGGCATCAAGAAGGGCGTCCTGGAACTGGCCGACATGATCGCCGTCAACAAGGCCGACGGCGACAACGAGATTCGCGCCAAGCAGGCGGCGGTGCATTACCGCAACGCCCTCAAGATCATGAAACACACCAGCCCCAACTGGAGCCCGCCCGTGGTGCTGTGCAGCGCCATCAGCGGCCTGGGGCTCGACACGCTGTGGTCGCGCATCGAAGAGCACAAGGCGATCATGACCAAGAGCGGCGAGCTGGGGGAGAAGCGCCGCAAGCAGCGCGTCGGGTGGCTGTGGGCGATGCTGGAGGACCGGCTGATGACCTCGCTCAAGACCCACCCGAAGGTGGTCGACCTGCTGCCGGCGGTGAAGCGCGACGTCGCGGAAGGCAAGCTTACGGTGACCCTCGGCGTCGAGACGATCCTCAAGGCGTATCACAGCACCGACCGCTGA
- a CDS encoding N-acetylmuramoyl-L-alanine amidase, whose protein sequence is MTPMVRHSPNADDRPDDAAIDMLVIHYTGMTTAAAAIERLCDPAAKVSAHYLIDEDGSVIELVAEHRRAWHAGVASWRGCTNINDRSIGIELVNPGHEFGYRPFTGAQMQALEDLAGDIIRRHPIPARNVVGHSDVAPTRKSDPGELFDWARLAASGIGLWPDDGSICMMDWDEVIRGLGNYGYDTCDRVQALKAFQRHFRPSRVTGRIDFGTARRLSGLSNMVGD, encoded by the coding sequence ATGACACCAATGGTTCGCCATTCGCCGAACGCGGACGACCGGCCGGATGACGCGGCCATCGACATGCTGGTGATCCACTACACCGGCATGACGACGGCGGCCGCCGCCATCGAGCGCCTCTGCGACCCCGCCGCCAAGGTCAGCGCCCACTACCTGATCGATGAAGATGGATCGGTCATTGAACTCGTTGCGGAACATCGCCGCGCCTGGCACGCCGGCGTCGCCTCGTGGCGCGGATGTACGAACATCAATGACCGGTCGATCGGCATCGAACTGGTCAATCCCGGGCACGAGTTCGGCTACCGCCCGTTCACCGGCGCGCAGATGCAGGCGCTCGAGGACCTCGCCGGCGACATCATCCGCCGCCATCCCATTCCGGCACGCAACGTCGTCGGCCATTCCGACGTGGCGCCGACGCGGAAGTCGGACCCGGGGGAGCTGTTCGACTGGGCGCGGCTGGCGGCGTCGGGCATCGGCCTGTGGCCCGACGATGGGAGCATATGCATGATGGACTGGGACGAGGTGATCCGCGGCCTTGGAAACTACGGCTACGATACGTGCGATCGGGTTCAGGCGTTGAAGGCGTTCCAGCGGCACTTCCGTCCCTCGCGTGTCACCGGTCGCATCGATTTCGGTACCGCCCGCCGCCTCAGCGGCCTGTCGAACATGGTCGGCGATTGA
- a CDS encoding ABC transporter ATP-binding protein, which translates to MIEILDVHHRFGDRVVLDAIELRIDERRVAVIGANGSGKSTLVRLINGLLVPERGTVRVDGLDTRVDARAVRRKVGFVFQDPDAQIVMPLVEEDIAFGLKNLGLGKADIARKVDGVLARYGLSHLRSAGTHTLSAGEKQLLALSSVLVMEPDYVVFDEPMTLLDLRNKRMMIRVLEGLPQTAVVVSHDLDMLAGFDRVLVMEAGRIVMDAPPAVAVPYYCGMMT; encoded by the coding sequence ATGATCGAGATCCTGGATGTCCATCACCGCTTCGGCGACCGGGTGGTGCTCGACGCCATCGAACTCCGCATCGACGAGCGCCGCGTTGCCGTGATCGGCGCCAACGGTTCCGGCAAGAGCACCCTGGTGCGGCTGATCAACGGGCTTCTGGTGCCCGAGCGCGGGACCGTGCGGGTCGATGGCCTCGACACCCGCGTTGACGCAAGGGCGGTGCGCCGCAAGGTGGGGTTCGTGTTCCAGGATCCCGATGCGCAGATCGTCATGCCGTTGGTCGAGGAAGACATCGCGTTCGGCTTGAAGAACCTGGGCCTCGGCAAGGCTGACATCGCCCGCAAAGTGGACGGCGTGCTGGCGCGCTACGGTCTTTCCCACCTGCGCAGCGCCGGCACCCATACGCTCAGCGCCGGCGAAAAACAGTTGCTGGCGCTGTCGTCGGTGCTGGTGATGGAGCCGGACTACGTAGTGTTCGACGAGCCGATGACGCTTCTCGACCTCCGCAACAAGCGAATGATGATCAGGGTCCTGGAAGGCCTGCCGCAGACCGCTGTCGTCGTCTCCCACGATCTCGACATGCTGGCAGGGTTCGACCGCGTCCTGGTGATGGAGGCCGGGCGCATCGTCATGGATGCACCCCCGGCGGTGGCGGTGCCGTACTACTGCGGGATGATGACGTGA
- a CDS encoding EamA family transporter — translation MARATPASTAVGAMTPLDLGAAFSVILIWAFNFVAAKIGVTQIPALMLLALRFALVAVMLSPFLRWPGRRWPWVIAVSVVLGGFHFGLLFVGLQGVDAGPAAIALQLTVPFSSLLAWIVYRERMGPLQLVGLVVAFVGVYVLAGDPTRDPSIPHLILVVAGAFAWAAANVTIKRLGPINVFNLNAWVALLAAPQLFLASLVIEDSQFAAMANADWRAWAAMAYMALGASIAGYGLWYYLIGKYEMNRVVPLTLLSPVLAVLLAVAVLDEPLNVRIIIGGVVTIAGVAMIQFLGARRVQASQP, via the coding sequence ATGGCGCGGGCCACGCCCGCCTCGACGGCGGTCGGCGCGATGACGCCGCTCGATCTGGGCGCCGCGTTTTCCGTCATCCTTATCTGGGCGTTCAACTTCGTCGCGGCCAAGATCGGGGTGACGCAGATCCCGGCGCTGATGCTGCTCGCCCTGCGGTTCGCGCTGGTGGCGGTCATGCTGTCGCCGTTTCTGCGCTGGCCAGGACGGCGCTGGCCGTGGGTGATTGCCGTGTCCGTCGTCCTCGGCGGCTTCCACTTCGGGCTCCTGTTCGTGGGGCTGCAGGGCGTCGACGCCGGGCCGGCGGCCATCGCTCTCCAGCTCACCGTGCCGTTCAGCTCCCTGCTCGCCTGGATCGTCTATCGCGAACGGATGGGCCCGTTGCAGCTCGTCGGCCTGGTGGTGGCGTTCGTCGGCGTCTACGTCCTCGCCGGGGATCCGACGCGGGATCCGAGCATTCCCCATCTCATCCTGGTCGTCGCCGGCGCCTTCGCCTGGGCAGCCGCCAATGTCACCATCAAGCGGCTGGGTCCCATCAACGTGTTCAACCTCAACGCCTGGGTGGCGCTGCTGGCGGCGCCGCAGTTGTTCCTGGCGTCGCTGGTGATCGAGGACAGCCAGTTCGCCGCAATGGCCAACGCCGACTGGCGGGCCTGGGCGGCCATGGCCTACATGGCTTTGGGCGCATCGATTGCCGGCTATGGTCTGTGGTACTACCTGATCGGCAAGTACGAGATGAACCGGGTGGTGCCCTTGACGTTGCTGTCGCCGGTGCTCGCGGTGCTGTTGGCGGTCGCCGTGCTCGACGAGCCGCTGAATGTGCGCATCATCATCGGCGGCGTAGTCACCATCGCCGGCGTCGCCATGATCCAGTTCCTCGGCGCGAGGAGAGTCCAAGCCTCTCAGCCATGA
- a CDS encoding amino acid ABC transporter substrate-binding protein, whose product MKKIIVASVAAALAVPLYSENARAGATFDAVKARGEVICGVHTGLPGFGAPDDKGNWTGLDVDFCRAVAAAALGDAKKVKFVPLTAQQRFTALQSGEVDVLSRNTTWTLSRDTDLGLNFAPTTYYDGQGFLVAKALGVSSAKEMEGATVCVQTGTTTELNMADFFRANEMQFQPLTIESYEEVTSAFLSGRCDALTSDASQLATIRANSTRNPSDYVILPEIISKEPLGPAVRHGDDEWFDLVKWSVFATIEAEEKGITSENVDSMMDSPDPNIQRLLGVTGEMGQKLHVDDKWAYNIIKQVGNYGEIFERNVGADSPLELSRGLNALWIEGGLMYAPPVR is encoded by the coding sequence ATGAAGAAGATCATCGTTGCATCTGTCGCCGCCGCGCTGGCAGTCCCGCTTTATTCAGAGAATGCCCGCGCCGGCGCTACCTTCGACGCGGTCAAGGCGCGCGGCGAAGTGATCTGCGGCGTCCACACCGGCTTGCCCGGCTTCGGCGCGCCTGACGACAAGGGCAACTGGACCGGGCTCGACGTCGACTTCTGCCGCGCCGTTGCGGCGGCGGCGCTCGGTGACGCCAAAAAGGTCAAGTTCGTGCCGCTGACCGCCCAGCAGCGGTTCACCGCCCTGCAGTCCGGCGAGGTGGACGTGCTGTCGCGCAACACCACCTGGACCCTGTCCCGCGATACCGACCTCGGGCTCAACTTCGCGCCGACCACGTACTACGACGGCCAAGGCTTTCTGGTGGCCAAGGCCCTCGGCGTCTCCAGCGCCAAGGAAATGGAAGGCGCTACCGTCTGCGTGCAGACCGGCACCACGACCGAGCTCAACATGGCGGACTTTTTCCGCGCCAACGAGATGCAGTTCCAGCCGTTGACGATTGAAAGCTATGAAGAAGTGACGTCGGCGTTCCTTTCCGGACGGTGCGACGCGCTGACGTCGGACGCATCCCAGTTGGCGACGATCCGCGCCAACTCCACCCGCAACCCGAGCGACTACGTGATCCTGCCCGAAATCATTTCCAAGGAACCCTTGGGCCCCGCCGTCCGCCACGGCGACGACGAGTGGTTCGACCTCGTCAAATGGTCGGTGTTCGCGACCATCGAGGCGGAGGAGAAGGGCATCACCTCTGAAAACGTCGACAGCATGATGGACAGCCCTGACCCCAACATCCAGCGCCTGCTCGGCGTGACCGGGGAGATGGGCCAGAAACTCCACGTCGACGACAAGTGGGCTTACAACATCATCAAACAGGTCGGGAACTACGGCGAGATCTTCGAGCGTAACGTGGGCGCTGACTCGCCGCTGGAGCTTTCCCGCGGCCTGAACGCGCTCTGGATCGAAGGCGGCCTGATGTACGCACCGCCGGTGCGCTGA
- a CDS encoding biotin transporter BioY: MTDTRGIVYIALFAAVVAALGVFPPLTLPLIGVPITAQTLGVMLAGAILGSLRGGLALLLFLVLVAVGVPILAGGRGGFGVILGPSGGFLLSWPIAAFAIGWMVERRWRHLTIVNAFAINVLGGVVLIYACGIPWLVMLGQVPWDKALLGTLGFLLGDLIKAGLAAFVAVTVKRTYPIIAPSRGTAG; this comes from the coding sequence ATGACGGACACCAGGGGGATCGTTTACATCGCGCTGTTCGCCGCCGTGGTGGCGGCGCTCGGCGTGTTTCCGCCGCTGACGCTGCCGCTGATCGGGGTGCCGATCACCGCCCAGACCCTCGGCGTCATGCTGGCCGGCGCCATTCTCGGCTCGTTGCGCGGCGGCCTGGCGCTGTTGCTGTTTCTGGTGCTGGTGGCGGTGGGCGTGCCGATCCTCGCCGGCGGCCGCGGCGGCTTCGGCGTCATCCTCGGGCCGAGCGGCGGCTTTCTCCTGAGCTGGCCGATCGCCGCGTTCGCCATCGGCTGGATGGTGGAGCGGCGCTGGCGCCACCTCACCATCGTCAACGCCTTCGCCATCAACGTCCTCGGCGGCGTCGTCCTCATCTACGCCTGCGGCATCCCCTGGCTCGTCATGCTCGGCCAGGTGCCGTGGGACAAGGCGTTATTGGGCACGCTCGGCTTTCTTCTCGGCGACCTGATCAAGGCCGGACTGGCCGCGTTCGTCGCGGTCACCGTCAAGCGCACCTATCCCATCATCGCACCCAGCCGCGGCACCGCCGGATGA
- a CDS encoding energy-coupling factor transporter transmembrane protein EcfT, translating into MTFALYAAGDTPLHRLPAVFKLAGLLAAGIGVFLVPSPLWLTPLLAAVVALLVIARAPLGDTLHQLRPVMVLLLVIFVAHGVFTNWTLGALVVLRFFVLVALALVVSMTTRVSEMIEVIECALAPLVVIGVNPAKVSLALSLALRFIPILVQMTHEIREAQRARGLERNVIAVAVPLIIRTLRMADTLTEAIDARGWDPDARRRSR; encoded by the coding sequence GTGACGTTCGCGCTGTACGCCGCCGGCGACACGCCGCTCCACCGGCTCCCTGCGGTGTTCAAGCTGGCGGGGCTGCTGGCGGCGGGCATCGGCGTGTTCCTGGTGCCGTCGCCGCTGTGGCTGACGCCGCTGCTGGCGGCGGTCGTGGCGCTGTTGGTCATCGCCAGAGCGCCGCTCGGAGATACCCTGCATCAACTCAGGCCGGTCATGGTGTTGTTGCTGGTGATTTTCGTCGCTCACGGCGTCTTTACCAATTGGACCCTTGGCGCGCTGGTGGTTCTCCGCTTTTTCGTTCTGGTAGCTCTGGCGTTGGTGGTCAGCATGACCACGCGGGTGTCGGAAATGATCGAGGTCATCGAGTGCGCCCTCGCCCCGTTGGTCGTCATCGGGGTCAATCCGGCCAAGGTCAGCCTGGCGCTGTCGCTGGCGCTGCGCTTCATTCCGATCCTGGTGCAGATGACTCATGAGATCCGCGAGGCGCAGCGCGCCCGCGGGCTCGAGCGCAACGTCATCGCCGTCGCCGTGCCGCTGATCATCCGCACCCTGCGCATGGCCGACACGCTGACCGAGGCCATCGACGCCCGCGGCTGGGATCCGGACGCACGGCGGCGATCGCGCTGA
- a CDS encoding SHOCT domain-containing protein has product MFVRIAILLLAAGLLTTPLVACSGGGAKTETTSNIRTTTTGQELMDLKKAYDAGAITSEEYEEQRQEILERAD; this is encoded by the coding sequence ATGTTCGTACGCATCGCCATCCTCTTGTTGGCAGCCGGTCTGCTGACAACGCCGCTTGTCGCGTGCAGCGGCGGCGGCGCCAAAACCGAGACCACGTCGAACATCAGAACCACGACCACGGGGCAGGAACTGATGGACCTTAAGAAGGCGTATGACGCCGGCGCCATCACTTCCGAAGAGTATGAGGAGCAGCGCCAGGAAATTCTGGAGCGGGCCGACTGA
- a CDS encoding hemerythrin domain-containing protein, which yields MSEVIQALRIEHFNIAQLLAILERQWARLAADQSLNADIMEAAADYFQSYPDLYHHPKEDLIFQRLRQRDPAAARAFGDLQSEHEEIAARTREFAQSVQAGFGDPDGRETLGFWLQSFITCQREHMAKEERLLFPAALKSLRDEDWRHIRARITDQEDPLLGTAIGARYDALRHELLAWDQELRTA from the coding sequence ATGTCCGAGGTCATCCAGGCGCTGCGCATCGAACACTTCAACATCGCGCAGCTCCTCGCAATTCTCGAGCGCCAATGGGCCAGACTCGCCGCCGACCAATCCCTCAATGCCGACATCATGGAGGCGGCCGCCGACTATTTCCAGAGTTATCCGGACCTCTACCACCATCCCAAGGAGGACCTGATCTTTCAGCGGCTCCGGCAACGGGATCCGGCCGCCGCGCGGGCCTTCGGCGACCTGCAGAGCGAGCATGAGGAGATCGCCGCCCGGACCCGGGAATTCGCGCAGTCGGTCCAGGCCGGCTTCGGCGATCCTGATGGACGCGAGACGCTCGGCTTCTGGCTGCAGAGCTTCATCACCTGCCAGCGTGAGCACATGGCCAAGGAGGAGCGGCTGCTATTTCCGGCCGCGCTGAAATCGCTCAGAGACGAGGACTGGCGGCACATCCGGGCGCGCATCACGGACCAGGAGGACCCGCTCCTGGGGACGGCGATCGGCGCGCGCTACGACGCCTTGCGCCACGAACTCCTCGCCTGGGACCAGGAACTCCGCACCGCCTGA
- a CDS encoding alpha-amylase family protein, with translation MWYKNAIIYSLDVETFQDSDGDGIGDFHGLVSRIDYLDSLGVDAVWLQPFQPTPNRDDGYDIIDFYGVDARLGTLGDFVEFARALEDRGIRLILDLVVNHTSDQHPWFQEACADPSSKYRDYYLWSKEKPAGADTGMVFPGVQETTWTWNEQAGAYYFHRFYHHQPDLNIDNPMVREEILRIIGFWLKLGVSGFRVDAAPFLIELLDDQAPQHDAMFAFLETMNATLSWQRGDAILLAEANVGVEKIDDYFGDGRRMHMMFNFIVNQALFLALARERSEPLRRALESLPPMHEKSQWAQFLRGHDELDLGRLADDERQEVFQAFGPEPGMQIYHRGIRRRLAPMLDGDRARIEMAHSLMFSLPGTQVIRYGDEIGMGEDLSLNERNALRTPMQWADTANAGFSSASPDRLIRPVVDEGAFGYRTVNVEAQLADADSLLNRMQRLIRARTWTREIGVGAFNNVETDRPNVMAHVCRSGNRLFFAIHNLAAEPCTVRPALAREDWKSLREVVADRQYPAANGELEVGGYGYRWFRADRAG, from the coding sequence ATGTGGTATAAGAACGCGATCATCTACAGCCTCGACGTCGAGACGTTTCAGGACTCGGACGGCGACGGCATCGGTGATTTCCATGGGCTGGTGAGCCGCATCGATTATCTGGACAGCCTCGGCGTCGACGCCGTCTGGCTGCAGCCGTTTCAGCCGACCCCCAACCGCGACGACGGCTACGATATCATCGACTTCTACGGCGTCGATGCGCGCCTCGGCACCCTCGGCGACTTTGTTGAATTTGCCCGAGCGCTGGAGGATCGCGGCATCCGTCTGATCCTCGATCTCGTGGTCAATCACACCTCCGACCAGCACCCATGGTTCCAGGAGGCTTGCGCCGATCCATCTTCCAAGTATCGGGACTATTACTTGTGGTCGAAGGAGAAACCGGCGGGTGCTGATACCGGAATGGTTTTCCCCGGCGTTCAGGAAACGACGTGGACCTGGAACGAGCAGGCCGGCGCCTATTACTTCCATCGCTTCTACCACCACCAGCCGGACCTCAACATCGACAACCCCATGGTTCGTGAGGAGATCCTGCGCATCATCGGGTTCTGGCTCAAGCTCGGCGTGTCCGGGTTCCGGGTGGATGCAGCGCCTTTCCTGATCGAGCTGCTCGACGATCAGGCGCCGCAGCACGACGCCATGTTCGCGTTTCTCGAAACGATGAACGCCACTCTCTCGTGGCAGCGCGGCGACGCGATCCTGTTGGCCGAAGCCAACGTCGGCGTCGAAAAGATCGACGACTACTTCGGCGACGGCCGCCGCATGCACATGATGTTCAATTTCATCGTCAACCAGGCGCTGTTCCTGGCGCTGGCACGCGAGCGGAGCGAGCCGCTGCGGCGCGCTCTGGAATCGCTGCCGCCGATGCACGAAAAGTCCCAGTGGGCGCAATTCCTGCGCGGCCACGATGAGCTGGATCTCGGCCGCCTCGCCGATGACGAACGCCAGGAGGTGTTTCAGGCATTCGGACCCGAACCCGGCATGCAGATTTACCACCGCGGCATCCGCCGTCGGCTGGCGCCGATGCTCGACGGCGATCGCGCACGCATCGAGATGGCCCACAGCCTGATGTTCAGCCTGCCCGGCACCCAGGTCATCCGCTACGGCGACGAAATCGGCATGGGCGAGGACCTGTCACTGAACGAGCGGAACGCGCTCCGCACGCCGATGCAGTGGGCGGACACCGCGAATGCGGGGTTTTCCTCCGCCTCGCCAGACCGCCTGATCCGCCCGGTCGTTGACGAGGGCGCTTTCGGCTACCGCACCGTCAACGTCGAGGCCCAGCTCGCCGACGCCGATTCGCTTCTGAACCGCATGCAGCGTCTGATTCGCGCCCGGACCTGGACTCGCGAAATCGGCGTCGGCGCGTTCAATAACGTCGAGACCGACCGGCCGAACGTCATGGCCCATGTGTGCCGCAGCGGCAACCGGCTGTTCTTTGCGATCCACAACCTCGCCGCCGAGCCTTGCACGGTGCGCCCGGCGCTGGCGAGGGAGGATTGGAAAAGCCTGCGCGAGGTGGTCGCCGATCGGCAATACCCTGCCGCCAACGGCGAACTGGAAGTCGGCGGATACGGCTACCGGTGGTTCCGCGCCGACAGAGCAGGCTGA
- a CDS encoding TerB family tellurite resistance protein has product MSIWGKIIGGVAGFALGGPLGALIGAVAGHAVDKIREETATSLSVEVEEPEQGTRQVAFTVAVIVLGAKMAKADGAVTRAEVDAFKEVFHIPPHEVKNVGRIFDMAKKDAGGFEPYARQVGLMFRNEPAVLEELLSGLFHIAKADGDVHPAELSYLRRVSDMFGLNAQAFERVRTMFMASTDPDPYDILGVRRDASNDDIKRAYRKLIQENHPDKLSAQGLPQEFMDLANERMAMINASYDKIEKQRGLR; this is encoded by the coding sequence ATGAGCATCTGGGGAAAGATCATCGGGGGCGTCGCCGGATTTGCGCTGGGCGGGCCGCTGGGCGCGCTGATCGGCGCCGTCGCGGGTCATGCCGTCGACAAGATCCGGGAAGAAACCGCGACCAGCCTCAGCGTCGAGGTGGAGGAGCCGGAGCAGGGCACCCGCCAAGTGGCGTTCACGGTCGCCGTCATCGTCCTCGGCGCCAAGATGGCCAAGGCCGACGGGGCGGTCACCCGCGCCGAAGTCGACGCGTTCAAGGAGGTGTTCCACATCCCGCCCCACGAGGTGAAGAACGTCGGGCGCATCTTCGACATGGCGAAGAAGGACGCCGGCGGCTTCGAGCCGTACGCGCGCCAGGTGGGTTTGATGTTCCGCAACGAGCCGGCGGTGCTGGAGGAACTGCTCTCCGGCCTGTTCCACATCGCCAAGGCGGACGGCGATGTCCACCCCGCCGAGCTCTCCTACCTCCGCCGCGTCTCGGACATGTTCGGGCTGAACGCCCAGGCGTTCGAGCGGGTGCGCACCATGTTCATGGCTTCCACCGACCCCGACCCCTACGACATTCTCGGTGTCCGCCGCGATGCCTCCAACGACGATATCAAGCGGGCATACCGCAAGCTGATCCAGGAGAACCACCCGGACAAGCTGTCGGCGCAGGGCCTGCCGCAGGAGTTCATGGATCTCGCCAACGAACGCATGGCGATGATCAACGCCTCTTATGACAAAATCGAGAAGCAGCGGGGCCTGCGTTAG